TCTCCCTCCGGTTCCTCACCACCCTCCCCGAGCCCTTCTCTCCCCATTAACACTTTCCTTTCCCGTCATCCCCCAGCTCGCTCCCAGCCCCCACCGCAGCACTCAGGCCCCTCCCTCAAGACCCCAGCGCTAGATAGGGGCGTCTCCAGCCCCTACAAATTTCTTTGTCCCTCAGCCCACCCCGGGCTACCTGCCAggccgggccggggcggggccgcgggtcCTCGCGCTGCCTGCAGCCTAGAACCCGTTGCGCGCCAACCGACGACTCCGTCCCCAACGAGATAAACACAGCCAGGCTGTGTCCTTCCGGCGGGCAGCTGGATGCGCACGTGCAGTCCGAGCTGAGTGCTCGAAGCGTACTGGGACTTGTAGTCCACGGGATTCCGGTGGGCCTGGAGCTGCCGAAGAGTGGGCAGGGGCCGGAGGAGATGCTGCGCAGATACGTGTCAAAGATCCCGGGCTTTACTGGGTAATGTAGTCCTGGGTCTGGGAGAAGGTGGTGGAGGCGGAGCAAGGGGCGGGCTCTTCGTCCGAGTTCCCGTCAATCACGAGCGTGGGGCGGGGCTGGAGGTATGGgcacccgccccgccccccccccccgcacgtCCTGCCCCGCCGGAAGTGAAGGTGCGGGTTGGGTCGCGGGCTCTGAGCGGGTAAGGCGCGCGGAAACACCCCTGCGGAGAAtcggtggggagggtggggaagtCCGCAACTCGGGCCATTTGAAGGGAGCCCCAGGGGCCCGAAGGGCGTTTGTCAGGCGGTACAGAGGGGAAGCCCTtggaggggagagaagggggcGGGTATGCCTAGTCCGAGGTATCTTGTTTGGCGACCCGGAGTTCCTAAGTGGATTGGCGGGGGGGGGTTCTCGAAGGGGTGTCTTTTGAGAGGTGGCATGGCCTCCGGTTGGGCTGCTATTTAAGAATTGGCAGAGAAAGGCAGGTGGGCCTCGATTAGGAATAAGAGTGGTTTTAAGAGGTGAGGGGCCAGGACAAGCTGGGTGTATGGAGTGCAGGAAACTCGAGGCTTTTAAATGTTTGTGGACTTTAGGAGACCACCAGGAGCTGGTTGAGAGGCTGAAGGTGGATTTAATTTCATCCGATCCGTGTTCTCCTGCCTCTCTGTTCTTGCAGCCCCTGCCCGATGGCAGCAGTAGTTCTAGGGGGCGACACCATGGGTCCTGAACGTATCTTCCCCAATCAGACTGAGGAACTCGGGCCACATCAGGGCCCCACGGAAGGCACGGGGGATTGGAGCAGTGAGGAACCGGAGGAAGAACAAGAGGAAACAGGGGCAGGACCAGCTGGCTACTCCTACCAGCCTCTGAACCAAGATCCTGAACAAGAGGAGGTGGAACTGGCACCAGTGGGGGATGGAGAAGATGTAGTTGCTGATATCCAGGATCGGATCCAGGTATGTGGGGGAGGCATTATTTCTGAGCAAATGGAGCAGGAGTCCCTGAAGAACTGACCCTGAACTGTCTTCTTGGATTCTGCAGGCCCTGGGGCTTCATTTGCCAGACCCACCACTGGAAAGTGAGGACGAAGATGAACAGGGAGCTACAGCATTGAACAACCACAGCTCTATTCCCATGGACCCAGGTAAGAGAGATCATTCTTTTACTCTGGCATAATTATGGAAGAAGGGGACTGGTTAATGCCAATAGAGGGAAGTCCCAGAGGAACATCCTGCTCCTAAAAGAATAGTTTGTAATCTAAGATTTTGCAGACTGCAGAATCCAGGTGAAATGCTATTCTTTCTAGACTGGCAGGATGGGCAGGCTTCCTTAGGAATAACTGGACAGATTCAGTGACCTTACTAGTCCAGAATCTCTTGAGTTAATTCAACGAATGGGGAGGGGAGCTGGTCCCATCGTTCCTACCCACTAACGGGTCTCTGCCTGTGATTTCAGAACATGTAGAGCTGGTGAAAAGGACGATGGCTGGCATAAGCCTGCCTGCGCCAGGGGTTCCTGCCTGGGCTCGCGAGATATCAGATGCCCAGTGGGAAGATGTGGTACAGAAGGCCCTCCAAGCCCGGCAGGCCGCCCCTGCCTGGAAGTGACCACCCTGAGAGCTGCTGTAACTCCCTGCATTCCAGGCCAGAACCAGCACAGGACTGAACATACCCTGGTTGTCACATCCATCTCCAtcctccccagccctcctccacATCAAGGCAAATCAGACTTCTTCTCAGAGACCCACTTTATTCAGTTCTGTACATATGGGGACATCGGCCCAAGCCCAACCCACCTTAGCATGTATCATTCTGTGGAGAATAAAGCACCCTATGTACACAGCCAAAAGCTGCACTGCCTGTGCCCTCGGAACCTGGGTCtggccctccccagcccctcacccctcCAAGGTACCTGAAAGGGACAAATGAGGACCTGCCCAGCATCAACataaacaaggaaataaataGGTGTTGGGGGGAGCCATGCTTGGGGCACTGCTCCCTGCTTCCTTCTTCTTGGCTTTGGGGACCAACAGCACAGGAAAGCAGTCAGCCCCGGGGTGGTCCCGTCCACGTCAGTGATCCCAGGGTCGCTGCTCACCGGAGAGGCGGCATAGGGTTGGGCACCTGTTCATCCCCTTCTCTCGGTCCCTGTGGGCCCTCTATTCATCAGCTGTGGTCCAGAGCCtatgcttttctccttttgccctcccATGTTGTCTTGGTCAGGCAAGGGGTAAGAGGAAATAATGCAGCCCCATCAGCCTGCACGCCTCTGGGACTGGGGGCCTATTTGGGCCGTTGGGGGTTGGCTCCCCTCTGGCTAATTCACTCCAGGGGCCAGTGGGGCTTGACAGAACTTTGGTGAGAATCGTCTCCTGCTGCCCCCTACAGGCTTGCAGGGGAGGGAGACGAGGAGGGGGCACCTGGGGCCGAAGGGGAGAGGAGCGTGTTATTTCTGTGTGTATTTCTCAGAGCAGCCTCAGGTAGCTGTGGGGTGAGGAGCGGTAGGGGGCCAGGCATCCCCACGTCACTGTCAGGGTGCGGAGCACCGCCGTGCCCAGCCTGTCTGAACTAGGCGCAGGGAGGCATGAACACCTCTGGGGGAGAAGAGGGGCCACTCTCTGGGTGCCCCTGCTTCTAGGGCTGCATCCCCCCCTCCCCAGAGCAGAGAGGCCCTGCCTTGCCCCAAGTCAGCCAGTGGGGAGCAGAGGGTGGAGGGCTGGGGCAGTGTCCCAGGGCCGAGTGGGCCGTTGCCCTGCGGCGGGAGGCGAGGAGGTCAGAGGGCCTCCTGGCTGGCAGTTAGGAACTCTTCGGCCCGCTTGTGCGCCTCCAGCGCCTTGATGGTGTACACGTCCTGGGGCAACTCGGACTTCCGCCGGAGCAGCACTTTCTCCTTCTTGATGTCCTTCAGcatctgtgtgtgcacgtgcagaGGGCGGGGGGTGACGACCGAGTCCCCCCACCGTCTTCCTCCCCTTAGTCCCCAGCTCTGCAGCTCcggcctcctctccctcccagggCTGTCTTGTCTTTGTGCTCCCCGCGCCTACCTGCACGGCCTCTGTCTCCACCGTCCTCTTCAGAAGCTGGATGTCCTCTGCCGTGGGGGTCTCGGTCTCCATCGAGTACACGGGAGGCAGAGGGGGAGGTGCTCGGAACATGGGATACTGGGAGGAAAGGAGGCGGACACGTGGCCAGAGCCACCCGGGTGGTGTGTGGCcctgtccctcccccacccccagcgggGACCTCTCGGTGCAGAGCGATGGCAGAACCAGCTCACCTGGGGATTAAGTCGGGCCAGCTCCTCAATCTTTTGCCacatctcttctctctccttcatgcGAAACCTGCCCCTAGAGAGGGAGCAAAGACAGGATTTGGATGGGCTTGAGAGAGAAGCACGGGGGCTGGTGTGGAAGATGAACACCCCCCAAGGAGAGACTCACTTCTGCTTCTCAGCCTTGTACTGTTGTGTACAGTCATCAAACAGCTTCTGATTCATCTCCATAAACAGCTTCAGGGCATTGTAGATCAGCCCGTGGATTGTCCTGCGGCCAGGAAGAAAGATGAGGTAGATTAGAGAAGGCACTACCATTACTGTGCCAGGGCCTCAGTTCATTCTCCCACGAGGCATCTCTGCTGAGAGCTTTCCAGCAGACTCCTCCCATCCCATCAGCCTCTGCAGCTGTAAGCTCATTGCTCTGGACAGATCATGTGACTTGAGACTGGCATTCAGGCCCTTTACAAATATGGGTCTGCCTGTCCATCCTTGCCTGAACCCCGCACTCCAAGAGCCCACTCTTTCCCATTACTTCTCATTCTTCCACCCAGCACTAATGGCCTCCCAGCACACTTGCTTTTAGCAGGAAAGCTTTTTTACGATGCTGGGATTTAATACATTCTAAGAGGATCACATCAGCTTCTCACAACATAGAATTAACTCTCCAAAGCTGCAGAATATCTGACCTCAAGAAGAGATGTGATAGAGGCCACTAATCTGGCGCTGGGTGGCACAGATCTCCCATGTGGGTATCTTTTCTCCCCAGTCAGTCCCTCAAGGCCCTGTTAATATACAGTGGGCACCAGCCCCGGCTTGCTGAGGGACCAGGTGAGACCACTGGCTCTTGAGTCCATCCCCACCCTCCCATATTCTAAAACCAGATCCTCACTGCCCAGCGCCACCCCAGTTCCCTACTTGTTCCAGTGGCTCTTGGAGTTCCTGTAGAGTGCAGGGAACATGATGGGGAGGACTCGGGCAGCGTTGTCACTTATCAGGCTCATGATGTATTCATTGTTCCAGTAATAGAGGGCACGCTCCGCCACCTGGTGGGGACCGGTGGGACTCAGTCGGGACATGGCTCACTAGGCTGAAGCCCTGCCTCCGTTTTCTGGGAGGCCGGGGCTGGGATTTTCTGGGCCTGGGTCTCACCTGGAAATGGGGGCTGGAGACACACTTGGCAAGCTGGCGGAAGAGAGGctccatcactttgctgaactCTGAAGGCTCAATGACGTCCAGGATCTCCTCTAGCTCATTCAGAAACATCACTTCCTTAGGGCTGTGGGTCTTGGGCCAGAACTTGAGGAGGCCTACAATCACCTGCGAGAAGAGGAGGACCTGGAATAAAACTCTCCCTCAACCCCTGCCTGCTTCTCCAGGAGGccttcctgccctctccccaccgACCCTGGTGGGCGCAGCTTGGGTGGCCTTGGCTGAGTGCTGGTATTTCTCCAGCGTGGATCTGGGTGCTCCTTCAGAGAGGAAACCATGTCACCTGTTGGGTTACACCCCTCCTGGGAACCTGCTTCTGGCGCTGCTCAAAAGGTACCCACTGGCAAGGACTGATGATGGGGAGAGGTAGACCCTGGGCCTGGGGGGTAGTTACCGGCTCAGTGAGGCTGCTCTCCTTCTCTAGGAACTGCACCACGCAGTATGCCAGCTGTGGGAGGTTGAGGGAGAAAGGAGGTGACGTCAGGGCTCAGAAGGTCACAGAGGTCAGTAACAGAGACCAGACCTCAGGACAGAAGGGGAGGCATGAgtccccctccctcttttctctgcCCCTAGAGCCAGCAAACCCCAGGAGGAAGGCAGCTTACCTGAGGGTGATAGACACTCAGGGACTTGACCTTGTGAAGGGGAAGAAGGACCCGGATCAGGAACATTTTGTGCTCTTCCTTCAAGGGCAAGGCAAAGCCATtgatgatgctgggagggaaaggAGGGTTGTTAGGACCAAAGGGCCATGTCCAATCTTAAGGCACCTGTTACCCCTGCCCGACCTTGTCCAGACCTGTGTGCCCCCGCCCCACCTCTCACCTGCCCAGAATCTCCAGGAGCTCGGCAATCCCATTGTGATGCTCCGTCTCGTAGATGAACCTGAGGGAGGAACAGAGGCTCTCTTGATAACCCCCGATACCCCTCCGCCCTTCTGCAAGTCCCGCCTACCGCCCTTCTCCCACTTCCACCTTAGTGGGGGGCTTGCTTGGCTCCTGAGCCCCGGCTCCTGGCCTCACCTGTAGAAGATGTGGTTGATCTGCCTACGGATATAAGCCCGGAGCCCCAAAAACTTGCCATAGATGCGATGCAAGATGGTCTTGAGGAAGTCCCGCTCTCGAGGGTCCTCACTGTCAAACAGGTCCAGGAGCTGGGAGCAGGCAGGAGAGACGGCAGTGAGGCCGGAGTTGGGGGAAGGCCGGGGCTGGGGTGACCTGGGTACTGGCCAGGGGAAGCCCAGAGGTTCTGAGGTCAAAGAGGGCACGTGGGGCCAAGCCCCTGGACACAGTGGTTCTATGCTACTGCTCTCCCCCCAGTGATGTCTGGGTGTGCACCCTGCATACCCCATTGGGGGATGGGGGGGGGCAGTGAGCAGTAACTCTGCTgcttttgtgttttcttccatTATGCTGGAAGCTTCTATGAACACAGGTTTGTTTAGACCCCCAAGTCAGTTTGCAGTAGACACAGCTGAACCCTAATACAGTACCGATATTCAGCAGGAGCATCTGGGATGAGTCGGGACGAGGGGCTAGAGTTCATGgactggagggaggggaaggcaggAACCTCAAGGACTCACAGCAAGGACAAACTTTTGGTCAATGTATTTCTTGGCTATGTTTGGCTGGAAGTCAGGAGACTCGAGGAAACGTAAGAAAAACTCATAGACGAGCTGCGGGGGGGAAAGGAATATCACTTAGGGGCATTCCCCCAGGACTGGGAGCGCCCCCTTGCTGCGGGGCTCAGAGCACCCCACTGCCCACAGCTAGGGCCCGGCCCCCTCCTTGCCCTGGTACCTGGAGATGCGGCCAGGCCGCCTCCAGGGTGGGCTCATCTTCCTCAGGGTCAAACTCAGCCCCGGTGGGATTCGATGAAGGTGGCAGCGTCCGAAAGAGGTTCACTGAAAACTGAGGGGTAGGGAGGGCCCAGGTGAGAGCTCCGTCTGGCTGCTCTGGGGCCCCTGCCCCGCCCGccttccccttccccagggcCCACCATGGTGACGGCCTCAGGGTAAATGGCCTCGGTGACGACATCGCGGCTGTGGGTTATGTACTCCACCATTTCGTTCAGTCCTGCCCGCTTCACCTCCTTAAATTTGAGGTCACTGAGTGGGTCTGACACGAAGTCGAAGAGGACGCAGCACTGGCGCAGCTTCTGGATAAACAGCTCCTCCCGCTCCTGGGTGGGCGAgtctggggcggggaggggggccacAGTCAGGTCTCCTCCATGGTCCTTCACTGCCCTGGCCTACTCGCCTCGGAGGgccttcccctccctcttcctgctGCCACCCTGCTCCCCTGGCACCCCAGCACAACCCCCCTCACATTCTCTAGAATGTCTACCCCCCAAATACCTGAAAACTGCCATTCTGCCGATGCCCACTGTCCCCCTGGCCTGATCCCCAGCCCCCCTGACCTTCCCCGAGTACCTTTCAGGGCAGGAAGCTTCTGCAGCTCCCGGTTCTTGCTGAGGTTGAAGCGGGAGGAGCTCTGTCGTCGCTCCTTCTTGACAATCTGGGGG
The sequence above is a segment of the Capra hircus breed San Clemente chromosome 23, ASM170441v1, whole genome shotgun sequence genome. Coding sequences within it:
- the MEA1 gene encoding male-enhanced antigen 1 isoform X1, with the translated sequence MLRRYVSKIPGFTGPCPMAAVVLGGDTMGPERIFPNQTEELGPHQGPTEGTGDWSSEEPEEEQEETGAGPAGYSYQPLNQDPEQEEVELAPVGDGEDVVADIQDRIQALGLHLPDPPLESEDEDEQGATALNNHSSIPMDPEHVELVKRTMAGISLPAPGVPAWAREISDAQWEDVVQKALQARQAAPAWK
- the MEA1 gene encoding male-enhanced antigen 1 isoform X2; the protein is MAAVVLGGDTMGPERIFPNQTEELGPHQGPTEGTGDWSSEEPEEEQEETGAGPAGYSYQPLNQDPEQEEVELAPVGDGEDVVADIQDRIQALGLHLPDPPLESEDEDEQGATALNNHSSIPMDPEHVELVKRTMAGISLPAPGVPAWAREISDAQWEDVVQKALQARQAAPAWK
- the PPP2R5D gene encoding serine/threonine-protein phosphatase 2A 56 kDa regulatory subunit delta isoform; protein product: MPYKLKKEKEPPKLAKGTAKPSSSSKDGGGESTEEAQPQPQPQPQPQPQPPSSNKRPSNSTPPPTQLSKIKYSGGPQIVKKERRQSSSRFNLSKNRELQKLPALKDSPTQEREELFIQKLRQCCVLFDFVSDPLSDLKFKEVKRAGLNEMVEYITHSRDVVTEAIYPEAVTMFSVNLFRTLPPSSNPTGAEFDPEEDEPTLEAAWPHLQLVYEFFLRFLESPDFQPNIAKKYIDQKFVLALLDLFDSEDPRERDFLKTILHRIYGKFLGLRAYIRRQINHIFYRFIYETEHHNGIAELLEILGSIINGFALPLKEEHKMFLIRVLLPLHKVKSLSVYHPQLAYCVVQFLEKESSLTEPVIVGLLKFWPKTHSPKEVMFLNELEEILDVIEPSEFSKVMEPLFRQLAKCVSSPHFQVAERALYYWNNEYIMSLISDNAARVLPIMFPALYRNSKSHWNKTIHGLIYNALKLFMEMNQKLFDDCTQQYKAEKQKGRFRMKEREEMWQKIEELARLNPQYPMFRAPPPLPPVYSMETETPTAEDIQLLKRTVETEAVQMLKDIKKEKVLLRRKSELPQDVYTIKALEAHKRAEEFLTASQEAL